From Brassica oleracea var. oleracea cultivar TO1000 chromosome C3, BOL, whole genome shotgun sequence, a single genomic window includes:
- the LOC106330085 gene encoding putative F-box/kelch-repeat protein At4g39756 — protein sequence MNSESEPSEKKKKNLNPSLSLFSLPNDILLNCIARISPSYYPKLSLVSKTFASLISSSKLKDTRFLQKTCEKILLVCFHFPTKSPSPSWFSLWLKPNQALTNDLGKKEESTGNALLVPIPSSYCRRPPTFMCKVGSECYAINRYCNPSFDLSVTKPGTGIWRKVPKMMTVAREDPIACVLDGKIYVMGGCSQEESKNWGEVYDTKTQTWESLPDPGFYLRVSTLRKMEVMGKKIYVISSKKNTYHIYDTIEGRWEVVAPTFECSVVVDNVRYCYTGTKFIWYDKKHNGSRRVDGLSVLERHCRAGSGHIEMANYGGKLLIIWDEFVYNARDRHEKTNIWCALIAFEKRNGDEEVWARHSLIEVIFETLNKMMANN from the exons ATGAACTCCGAATCTGAACCATCAGAGAAAAAGAAGAAGAATTTGAATCCATCTCTTTCGTTATTTTCTCTTCCAAATGACATCCTTCTGAACTGCATAGCCCGGATATCACCATCGTACTACCCTAAACTCTCTCTAGTCAGCAAGACCTTTGCCTCTCTCATCTCATCGTCCAAGCTCAAAGATACTAGGTTTCTTCAAAAAACATGTGAAAAAATCCTTCTTGTCTGTTTTCATTTTCCCACTAAAAGTCCTAGTCCTTCCTGGTTCAGTCTCTGGTTAAAACCTAACCAAGCCCTAACCAATGACTTGGGGAAGAAGGAAGAGTCTACCGGGAATGCTCTGTTAGTACCAATACCCTCTTCTTATTGTCGTCGTCCACCAACGTTCATGTGTAAGGTTGGTTCAGAGTGCTACGCAATCAATCGATACTGTAATCCATCTTTCGATCTATCGGTCACTAAACCAGGAACTGGCATCTGGCGAAAAGTCCCCAAAATGATGACTGTGGCTCGAGAGGATCCCATTGCTTGTGTCCTTGATGGGAAAATATACGTAATGGGAGGTTGTAGCCAAGAAGAATCCAAGAATTGGGGTGAGGTTTACGATACAAAGACTCAAACTTGGGAATCTTTACCTGACCCTGGCTTCTACCTACGTGTTTCTACACTTAGGAAAATGGAAGTGATGGGGAAAAAGATCTACGTTATTAGCAGCAAGAAGAATACGTATCATATTTATGATACCATAGAAGGTAGATGGGAAGTTGTAGCACCCACGTTTGAGTGTAGTGTTGTGGTAGACAATGTAAGGTACTGTTACACTGGTACAAAGTTTATTTGGTACGATAAGAAGCATAATGGCTCGAGAAGGGTCGACGGTTTGTCGGTACTGGAGAGGCATTGCCGAGCTGGTAGTGGTCATATTGAAATGGCTAACTACGGTGGGAAACTCTTGATAATTTGGGACGAGTTTGTGTATAATGCTCGTGATCGCCATGAGAAGACGAATATTTGGTGTGCTTTGATTGCGTTTGAGAAGCGGAATGGTGATGAAGAAGTTTGGGCTAGACACTCTTTGATAGAG GTGATCTTTGAGACTCTTAATAAGATGATGGCTAATAACTAA